The DNA sequence GTTGATCATTTCACTAGAAGTGCTATTTAGCGCTAACCAGAAAGGCAGTGCACGCGTAGTGAATGTCTAATATGTCCCTGGATTTATCCTGTCTGTGCTATATAACTATTATGTCaatttatttgtttttcgATCTCGCTGTCCTGACTTTCACGCTTTCTAACCCCTAGCTATCCAACATAGCATATACTAAAGTGCTTAGCGATGTAGCGAATATATGGTACAGCTGTTCATTGTcgtttttttctctccttttttttttttttttttttttttttattttatttctgATTTTCAAGTTTTTGTTCATGGACTACATAGACGTACCAGGACTAGTCATGTGACAGCGCCTCGGGTTTGACATCGGGAATGAACTTCTCTTCAGACTTCTCAACTATTGTCTTCAAACCCGAAACTCATCCCCGCTCCTTGGAACATCTCATTGATCGGGAATCTTGGCAATCAATAACAGCGTATCAGGAACGGAGACTGTCAGAGAGAACTATGCGATCAAGTCTTTCGTGCGCGTTTTGCCGGTGAGTAGTAAATCAACATCACCCTCGGTAAACCAGAAGTCAACTCGCGGCTCACCCATAGATCCGACGATGCAGAAAATCCAAAATTAAATGTGTCAACACGGGTAGTCCACCATGTCAGAAGTGTCAGAAATCAGAGATTCCCGGTTGTATTCTTACCAGACCGAGACATGTAGCCTCGAGGGTTTCCCGCAAGCGAGGCCAGTTACGCCGTAGGAATGAGGATCTAAAGGATGACCATGAGGAACAAACAAGACCACAGCCGGTCTCATCAGATAATGGCCATACTAGACCACAGCTAACACCGGAATCTTGCAGCGGTGAGGTGGACATCTCACAGATCGACGATCATCTCGCTAGCCTTCCGACAAGTGTGATCCTCAAGTCTCTGAACGTTTTTACGAACAAATTCCCCGAGCTGGGAATTCTTCATCTCCCAACACTCATACAATCGTTTCAGTCGGAGTGCTCCAAGGAGACAAAAGTCCTGCTCGGTGTTACCCTTCTAGTAACAAAAACACAACTGTCGTTGCTTAACCCATCTTGGGCAAACAGTTTGCTGCCTAGTAAGCATTATGAATCTTACATCCGGCAGAGTCTTTCAGGACTCATCCTTCAGCCCCCTGATATACAAGTCGTTCAGGCACTGCTGATAATGGCACTCTACGAATGGGGATGTCGGGACTTCCATAAGGCCTGGGTTTACTGCGGTACGTCATTATCGAAGCTCCCGCATGGAATAATTGTAAGGCTGATCGGATATGCTAGGTATCGCGATTCGAATTATGCAATCTATACAAAGTCGACGTATCGCCCCGTACCCCCTTGATACTGACGTCAGCCTGGGTGCAGTCAAAGATACAGTTGCTCCGGGAATAGAGAATAGAACGATCTGGGCGTGTTTTATCATGGACCGCATGATAAGCTCGGGCACTTACAACCCACCCATGCTTCCCATgtcggagatggagaagttgaaagtCTCGCGGCCGTTAAGCACCGTTGAATTTGCCTTTGGGACCAACGTAAGCCTTTATTCTGGGCACACAGGGCAGAACCTCACCTGGGCTGAACGTCTGCCGTCGGGCCTTCTTGATATAACCCAGTGCTACGAAATTCTAGTTTCTGGCTTTGATATCTGGGCACAAGTAATGACTTTTATCTTTAACGACGGTCGTCGAGCACCGGGGATGTGT is a window from the Aspergillus oryzae RIB40 DNA, chromosome 6 genome containing:
- a CDS encoding fungal specific transcription factor domain-containing protein (predicted protein) — encoded protein: MQSIQSRRIAPYPLDTDVSLGAVKDTVAPGIENRTIWACFIMDRMISSGTYNPPMLPMSEMEKLKVSRPLSTVEFAFGTNVSLYSGHTGQNLTWAERLPSGLLDITQCYEILVSGFDIWAQVMTFIFNDGRRAPGMCAPENCPWVPGSPWSRTKAQLERWRAGQHNRLHYPSNSVAIHMTLGYGESFTYINLLYYLRLDIILSPSRIPSTLPGFYMKHQNVEPI